Proteins found in one Panicum hallii strain FIL2 chromosome 4, PHallii_v3.1, whole genome shotgun sequence genomic segment:
- the LOC112889257 gene encoding protein BOLA4, chloroplastic/mitochondrial: MLPMRSAAAAPCSLAALLLRRLSSHSSSSVYSVSRHVSSGLSSQPSASYLTASPPCPLSISRRTRGFAAWASAPGPAGPAESPATKALEAKIKEQLEADAVTVVDTSGDGRHVCIDVVSKAFEGKSAVNRQRMVYKAIWEELQSTVHAVDQMTTKTPDEAAANK, encoded by the exons ATGTTGCCCATgaggtccgccgccgccgcgccgtgctCGCTGGCAGCGctgctgctccgccgcctctcctCCCACTCGTCCTCTTCTGTCTATTCCGTCAGCCGCCACGTCTCCTCTGGCCTATCCTCTCAGCCCTCCGCCTCCTACCTCACCGCCAGCCCCCCCTGCCCCCTTTCCATCAGCCGCAGGACCAGGGGATTCGCGGCCTGGGCCTCGGCGCCGGGGCCGGCGGGGCCCGCCGAATCCCCCGCCACGAAGGCGCTAGAGGCCAAG ATCAAGGAGCAGCTGGAGGCCGACGCGGTCACGGTCGTCGACACCTCCGGGGACGGCCGCCACGTCTG CATAGATGTGGTTTCCAAGGCATTCGAGGGAAAATCTGCAGTAAATAGGCAGAGAATGGTTTACAAGGCTATATGGGAGGAGCTTCAGAGCACCGTGCATGCCGTGGACCAAATGACTACCAAGACGCCAGATGAAGCTGCTGCGAACAAGTAA
- the LOC112889754 gene encoding receptor-like serine/threonine-protein kinase SD1-8: MASDRSRRGASTKARALCILLAAASFFLPSTSTDRIDRAASISGNQTLVSPGGVFELGFFSPGGGADGTRKYLGIWYAKVPGPTVVWVANRQSPLVNSPGVLRISADGRLVILDGRNATVWSSAAAPATATITSRASARLLDDGNFVLRSDGGGGGVAWQSFDYPTDTLLPGMKLGVDNRAGITRNITSWTSPTDPAPGAYTFKLVTGGLPQFFLFRGPATRIYTSGPWNGALLTGVPHLRSQGFSFVVESGPDETYYSYSIRNASVLSRFVVDGAAGQLQRFVWSNGAWSNFWYYPSEPCDGYAKCGPFGYCDSAQYSLCSCLPGFVPRSPDQWNLRDASGGCVRITNLSCGGGGGGGGDGFWVVNRMKLPEATNATVYAGMTLEQCREVCLGNCSCRAYAAANVAGGGSRGCVIWGVDLLDMRQYSTPVQDVYIRLAQSDIDALKAAEANRRRSGKTTVIAIVCAISGVLLMAAICCCFWRTKVRRRLQSKMASSTPSGGGNCKVRKPRLDVDWKCSEKDVDDLPLIDLEAILAATDNFAEENKLGEGGFGPVYLGKFEDGQKVAVKRMSQRSVQGVQEFTNEVKLIAKLQHRNLVRLLGCCIDDDERLLIYEYMDNQSLDTFIFDEGKRRLLGWQKRFEIILGIARGLLYLHEDSRFRIIHRDMKASNVLLDRDMIPKISDFGIARMFGGDQTTAYTLKVIGTYGYMSPEYAMDGLFSMKSDVYSLGVIVLEIVTGKKNRGFYDPELDLTLLGYAYMLWKGGRSAELVDEVMDGGFNHSEVLRCIQVALLCVDVQPRNRPTMSSVVMMLASENATIPEPNEPGVNIGKNTSDTDSSYGLTTGSVTTTETCTR, translated from the exons ATGGCGTCCGATCGATCCCGTCGGGGAGCGAGCACGAAGGCGCGCGCGCTCTGcatcctcctcgccgccgccagctTCTTCCTGCCGTCCACCTCCACCGACCGCATCGACCGGGCGGCGTCCATCTCCGGCAACCAGACGCTCGTCTCGCCCGGCGGCGTCTTCGAGCTCGGCTTCTTCAGcccaggcggcggcgccgacggcACCAGGAAGTACCTCGGCATCTGGTACGCCAAGGTCCCGGGGCCGACCGTCGTGTGGGTCGCCAACCGACAGAGCCCGCTCGTCAACTCGCCGGGCGTGCTCCGGATCTCCGCCGACGGCCGCCTCGTCATCCTCGACGGCCGCAACGCCACCGTCtggtcctccgccgccgcgcctgccACCGCAACCATAACCAGCCGCGCCAGCGCGCGGCTCCTTGACGACGGCAACTTCGTCCTGCGCtcggatggcggcggcgggggcgtggCGTGGCAGAGCTTCGACTACCCGACGGACACGCTGCTCCCGGGCATGAAGCTCGGGGTCGACAACCGGGCCGGCATCACCCGGAACATCACGTCGTGGACCAGCCCGACGGACCCGGCGCCGGGGGCCTACACGTTCAAGCTGGTCACCGGCGGCCTGCCGCAGTTCTTCCTGTTCCGGGGCCCCGCCACGAGGATCTACACGAGCGGGCCGTGGAACGGCGCGTTGCTCACCGGCGTGCCGCACCTCCGGTCGCAGGGCTTCAGCTTCGTAGTGGAGTCGGGCCCTGACGAGACGTACTACAGCTACTCCATCCGCAACGCGTCGGTGCTGTCGCGGTTCGTGgtggacggcgcggcggggcagcTGCAGCGCTTCGTCTGGAGCAACGGCGCGTGGAGCAACTTCTGGTACTACCCCAGCGAGCCCTGCGACGGCTACGCCAAGTGCGGGCCGTTCGGGTACTGCGACAGCGCCCAGTACTCACTGTGCAGCTGCCTCCCGGGCTTCGTGCCGCGGTCGCCGGACCAGTGGAACCTCCGGGACGCGTCGGGCGGGTGCGTCAGGATCACCAACctcagctgcggcggcggcggcggcggcggcggcgatgggttCTGGGTCGTGAACAGGATGAAGCTACCGGAGGCCACCAACGCGACGGTGTACGCCGGCATGACACTGGAGCAGTGCAGGGAGGTGTGCTTGGGCAACTGCAGCTGCCGGGCGTACGCGGCGGCGAACGTCGCCGGGGGCGGCAGCCGCGGCTGCGTCATCTGGGGCGTCGATCTGCTGGACATGAGGCAGTACTCAACGCCGGTGCAGGATGTGTACATACGCCTCGCCCAGTCCGACATTGACGCCTTGAAGGCCGCTGAAG CTAACCGACGGCGCTCAGGCAAGACCACGGTGATTGCCATTGTCTGTGCTATTTCTGGTGTGCTTTTGATGGCGGCTATCTGCTGTTGTTTCTGGAGAACCAAGGTGAGGAGGAGACTTCAAAGCAAAATGGCCTCTTCCACGCCTAGTGGTGGAGGCAACTGCAAGGTTAGGAAACCACGGTTGGATGTGGACTGGAAATGTTCCGAGAAGGATGTTGATGATCTTCCATTGATTGATCTGGAAGCGATCCTAGCCGCCACCGACAACTTTGCGGAGGAGAACAAGCTTGGAGAAGGTGGATTTGGTCCGGTTTATTTg GGAAAGTTTGAGGATGGGCAAAAAGTAGCAGTGAAGAGGATGTCCCAGAGATCAGTGCAAGGGGTTCAGGAGTTCACCAACGAAGTGAAACTGATCGCCAAGCTTCAGCACAGAAACCTCGTGAGGCTGCTTGGTTGCTGCATCGATGACGATGAGAGGTTGCTCATATACGAGTACATGGATAACCAGAGCTTAGACACGTTCATATTTG ATGAAGGAAAACGTAGGTTGCTAGGATGGCAGAAACGGTTCGAGATTATTCTGGGGATCGCACGGGGCCTGCTGTACCTCCACGAAGACTCGAGGTTCAGGATCATCCACAGAGACATGAAGGCTAGCAACGTGTTGCTAGACAGAGACATGatcccaaaaatttcagatTTTGGTATTGCGAGGATGTTTGGAGGTGATCAGACCACGGCATACACATTGAAGGTCATAGGAACATA TGGCTACATGTCTCCAGAGTATGCAATGGATGGCTTGTTTTCCATGAAATCCGATGTTTACAGCCTAGGAGTGATAGTGCTAGAGATTGTCACCGGCAAGAAGAACCGCGGTTTCTATGATCCTGAGCTTGATCTCACACTCCTCGGATAC GCTTATATGCTATGGAAAGGAGGCAGGAGCGCGGAACTAGTGGATGAGGTAATGGATGGCGGCTTTAACCACAGCGAGGTGCTGAGATGCATACAGGTCGCGCTCTTGTGCGTTGATGTGCAGCCTCGGAATAGGCCTACGATGTCCTCAGTTGTCATGATGCTTGCCAGTGAGAACGCCACAATTCCGGAGCCAAACGAGCCTGGAGTCAACATTGGGAAGAACACATCTGATACGGATTCGTCTTATGGCCTTACCACAGGAAGTGTGACCACAACTGAAACATGTACTAGGTAG